The Candidatus Izemoplasma sp. genomic sequence ACTACCTTACCCCCTTCTAGATGTATTAATGGCGCGTATCCAACATAACCTGGAGTGGGAATGATGACTTCATCACCATCATCTACAATACTTTTTAATACAATAGCCAACCCTTCAGTGGTGCCGACAGTTAGGATGACATCATCTTCATTATAGAGTGTGTCTTGTGTAATTTTTTGTCTTAATGCGCTTATGCCCTGATTAGTAGTATAAGTTGTTTTATTTTGATTAATTGCTTCAATGGCCTTGTCTTTGATTCGCTTGGGAGTGTGAAAATCTAATTCACCTAAGGTAAGTTTAATGGTATTCGGAAATTGATTAGCATAAGTATTAAATTGGCGAATACCAGAGATGTCAATGTCTTTAATAGAGGATTTAATAAAATTATTCATTCAGAACCTCCATTTCCTTAAGGACAGCTTGATAAGCCTTAAGTCCTGTTTCTAAAACCGTTTCATCAAAATTAAATTTAGGATGGTGTAAAGAATGGGTATATCCTAAGGATGTATTTTTTGTGCCCACATAGAAAAATACACCAGGGACATTGTCTTGATAAAAGCTAAAGTCTTCCGCAATCATTAGGGGTTTTTCAAACGTATATGTTTCAAAAGATGATGTGGCATTTTGCCAACGTTTATATAAGATTGGATCATTTATAACAGGTAAATATCCCTCTGTAATTGCGACATCTATTTGACAATCATAGCTTATTTCATATTGTTTACAGAGTTGTCTGATAGATGATTTTATGGTTTGAAATGTATCGACACTAAATGCACGAATAGTTCCTTCCATAAAAGCGTAGTCTGATACAGCATTTCTAACGGTACCACCACCGATTTTTCCAAAGGTTATAATCGAATACTCGAGTGGTGAAAGTTGGCGCGTTTGAATGGTTTGAAAATCGATTAACAATTTACTTAAAATAAGATTCGCATCAACACCTAAATGGGGCATTGCACCATGCGCAGATTTGCCGTTTACAGTAATTGTCACTTCACTCGCCATAGCCATAAATTCATTAGGTTTAGAGGCTAGGATGCCTTCGTCAATCTCAGGATATAAATGAATACCAAATATTGCTTTCACATTGTATTTATC encodes the following:
- a CDS encoding amidohydrolase, yielding MKELKKFRRDLHQIPELSLQEQKTSSYLKQALEDMGYQPFSLLETDVLVFIDASSEETIAFRSDIDALPVNEETGLDFKSKHPGNMHACGHDGHMSMLLGLAKYLSSKKSQLKKNILLIFQPAEESIGGAKLLCDTGFLDKYNVKAIFGIHLYPEIDEGILASKPNEFMAMASEVTITVNGKSAHGAMPHLGVDANLILSKLLIDFQTIQTRQLSPLEYSIITFGKIGGGTVRNAVSDYAFMEGTIRAFSVDTFQTIKSSIRQLCKQYEISYDCQIDVAITEGYLPVINDPILYKRWQNATSSFETYTFEKPLMIAEDFSFYQDNVPGVFFYVGTKNTSLGYTHSLHHPKFNFDETVLETGLKAYQAVLKEMEVLNE